A single window of Pygocentrus nattereri isolate fPygNat1 chromosome 24, fPygNat1.pri, whole genome shotgun sequence DNA harbors:
- the ccr9b gene encoding C-C chemokine receptor type 9, with product MTVNGKMDIETDPIFDSWTTPDYMSSGTADYDYTDNESGICDKSWVRSFRSSYEPPLYWIIFAVGAVGNLLVVWIYTTVKQRLKTMTDVYLLNLAIADLLFLCTLPFWATDATQGWVFHVTVCKAVSAVYKVNFFSSMLLLTCISVDRYIAIVRVTAAHNFKSRRMFYSKLACLVVWLLSCLLSLPEFLFAKVKENSRGDLSCSLVYPVSSNNLTKVMVLCLQISVGFCLPLLVMVVCYSVIIRKLMQARNFEKHKALKVIFAVVAAFVISQLPYNSHLVVEAAQAYNATMNNCEDVKAFDVAGQIVKSLAYTHCCLNPILYAFIGVRFRKDLLRLCHCLTGMSGVTKAQPVPKRPSVMSDTDTTPALSL from the coding sequence ATGTCTAGTGGGACAGCGGACTATGACTACACAGATAACGAGAGCGGCATCTGTGATAAGAGCTGGGTGAGGAGCTTCCGCAGCTCCTACGAGCCCCCGCTCTACTGGATCATCTTCGCAGTGGGAGCGGTGGGCAACCTCCTCGTGGTGTGGATCTACACGACCGTGAAACAACGTCTCAAGACCATGACAGATGTCTACCTGCTCAACCTGGCGATAGCAGACCTCCTCTTCCTGTGCACCCTGCCTTTCTGGGCCACGGACGCCACCCAGGGCTGGGTGTTCCACGTCACCGTGTGCAAGGCAGTCTCCGCCGTCTACAAGGTCAACTTCTTTTCCAGCATGCTCCTGCTCACTTGCATCAGCGTGGACCGCTACATCGCCATCGTCCGCGTGACTGCGGCCCACAACTTCAAGAGTAGGCGGATGTTCTACAGCAAGCTGGCCTGCCTGGTGGTGTGGCTGCTGTCCTGCCTCCTGTCCCTGCCTGAGTTTCTGTTCGCTAAGGTGAAGGAAAACTCACGCGGTGACCTCTCTTGCAGTCTGGTCTATCCGGTCAGCAGCAACAACCTCACCAAAGTCATGGTGCTGTGCCTGCAGATCTCTGTAGGCTTCTGTCTTCCTCTGCTGGTCATGGTGGTGTGCTATTCCGTGATCATCCGCAAGCTGATGCAAGCCCGCAACTTCGAGAAGCACAAGGCGCTGAAGGTCATCTTTGCCGTGGTGGCGGCGTTCGTCATCTCCCAGCTGCCGTACAACAGTCATCTGGTGGTCGAGGCGGCGCAAGCTTACAACGCAACCATGAACAACTGCGAGGACGTCAAAGCCTTCGATGTGGCCGGACAGATAGTGAAGAGTCTGGCCTATACACACTGCTGCCTCAACCCGATCCTGTACGCTTTCATCGGGGTACGCTTCCGGAAGGATCTGCTGCGCCTCTGCCATTGCTTGACCGGGATGAGTGGAGTCACCAAAGCCCAACCGGTTCCCAAGAGACCCTCTGTTATGTCTGACACGGACACCACCCCAGCACTGTCTTTGTAG